The Leptospira ryugenii genome includes the window TTTTCTCTCAAGGCCTTTGACTATGTACATTCCATCCTTCCAAAACTTTCACAAAAAATCTCTTTGAAAACCGGAGCCTTTCTTCTTCCCAGAACTTCGGAAGAGGAGTCAAGGTACCATGGTGCAAAGATTCAATACAACTTAAAAGAAGAAGACCTAGTCAGTGCAAAAGATCCGAATAGCGGAAGAGATGGATTCTTTTTTTCTAAAGCCATCTGTCTTTCACCACCTCAATTGATAGAGGCTTTACGTATGCAATGTGGGGAGTTTTTATCCATCGAATATGATACAGAGATCAACAAGTATGTAAGTCCTGATATTAGTTCAATCAAATGGAAAGATACTGAAATCAATTTTAAATACCTTATCTTTGCTCAAGCAAATGAGATGAAATCTTTTGGGTGTTTGGACTGGCTACCATTCCGAAAAGTGAGAGGACAAATTGTATTGCTTCCGAAAAGAAAAGCCCTCTCACATTTATCCTGTGCATATCTGTTTGGTGACTACCTCACTCCCGATTTGGGGCATGGTTCTGTTCTGGGTGCCAGTTTTGATGAATATCATTTTGATGAGTCGCCAAGGGAGAGTGAGACGATCGAATTTCTACACTCAGCTCGCAAAAATTTGCCTTTTTTAGAAGAGACAATTGATGAGTTACTGAAGACAAAGGAGAGCATTTTACCAAGGGTTAGCTTTCGATCACAATCACAAGACAGACGGCCCAGTTTTGGAATTTTACCTAACGCGAAATTACTCCAAAGGATACAGAATGAACTTCCAAAACCACAACAAGTAAAAAACATTGAGATCCCGAGGTTTCAAAATACCTTTCTTTTGGGAAGTTTAGGTTCTAGAGGCCTAACGCATGCTCTACTTGCAGGAGAGTGGATTGTGAAATCAATTTACAATGAATTGAGTTCGGAAGAAGAGAGTATTTTTAAGGAGTTTCTTCCAGAGAGATTTTTGATTCGTGCCTGGAAACAAGGTCGTCTATTTGCATGACCAAAGTAGACTCATCTCTAAGTACTACTTTATAATCTAAAACGAAGACAGTTCGATTTGTCTCTTTTAGGTGCTGCATCCAAGCACTTTTCTTTGACCACTTCACCCAATCTTTGGTGGTGCAAAGATACGGGATGTAACTCGAATGATTCTCTGATATTTTTTTTAAGTCCTCATATTCATAGTGTGCATGATCTGGGAAATAAATCGTTTGGATATGTGATGTGGGGAAGAGACTCTTAGCTCCATAAAACACAGATTCTGGGTTGCCTACTCCGCATATTAAAACTCCTGTGGTAAACTCATCTTGGTCACCGAGCACTCTTTTGTATGAGTATAGTGAAGAGGCATATAGAATCGGCAGACTTGGGAACTGTGCCTTTAACTTAGGAATGAGTAAGTTCACCAATCTTTCGTTAATAGAGTTTAATTTAGTAAATACGAGAGTATCTGCCCGCTGTAATGATGAAACTGGTTCCCTTAATTTTCCTAGAGGGATTGTATAACCATTACTAAGTGGCGCATTGGAATCGAGGAGTACGATATCTAAGTTACGAACAATAGCCTTGTGTTGGAATCCATCATCCAACAATACAAAATGGTGAGGGTCCAAATGTTTGTTGAGATTTTGGAAGACTCGGTATCTATGTTTTCCTATTAATACTTGAACCCAAGGAAATCGTTGTTTATGGAGTAATGGCTCATCCCCTACAACCATTGGGTCATCATCCACGGCAACGAGTTTACCCTCTGAAGAGGCCTTTGCCCCATACCCCCTACTCAAAATAGAAATATGGTATTTTGGATAACGTGTTTTGAGAAGATGAACTAGATATTGGACGAAAGGAGTCTTTCCAGTTCCTCCAACAGAGAGATTGCCAACACTAATCACCAAACAATTATGTAATGGTTTTGGATCTTTCCTTGATTGGTTGAGTTTGAAGATGATTTGGTAAAGAAAGGAAATTGGACTGAGAAGAAAAATAATCATGCCCCAGATGAAACTTCCGATCTTTCGCATTGGGGATTAGCTATGTCTTTTTTCTAGTTCCTTGGCTATGGTCTCTAGACTCATTCCTTTTTCAACGAGAAGGACTTCCAAATGGAAGATTAAATCGGCGACCTCATGAATGAACTCTTTTTCGTTTGTATTCTTTGCGGCTATGATCACTTCACTTGCCTCTTCGCCCACTTTTTTCAAAATGCGGTCGATCCCATCCTTAAAAAGTTCTGCTGTGTAGGATTGATCGGGGAGATCTGATTTTCGTTTGCGCAATACTTCTTCTAATTTTAGTAAAAATTCCATTTTTTTGGTCTCTTAGGTCAAATCTGAAGAGAATTCTTTTTCCCAAAAGCGAAAATTCCAGATTGAGATGATTTCCCTGAGCGATAGATTGCAATTATGAGACACTTGCCTCACTTGGTATTCTTTTTGTTTTTTCTGCCAACCATTGCAATCCATTCGGAGACGATCTGGGAAAGCTCAATAGCGAAGGCCCTGGAGAGATCAAAACAAGAAGAGAAACCAATTTTAATCGATTTATATGCAGATTGGTGTACCTATTGTAAGGTTTTAGAAAAAGAGATTTTTCCAGACAAGGAAGTATCAGAAACATTACGCTCTTTCATCACAGTTCGGATCGATGGCGAAGCTTTTCCCAATCTTAAAAAAAGGTACCGAGTAGAAGGGTATCCGACTATTCTATTCATTGACTCGGATACAAATCTTTTAGGGAAAATCACTGGTCTTGCAACGAAATCGATGATTTTAAAATACGCAAAACAAGTCTTACTTGATCCCTCAGCAGAATCTTTAGTGCAGAAAGAAATCAAAAAATATCCCGAAAAAGCAAATCTCTATTTTCGCTTAGGTACAGTGCAATACCAAAAGAAAAACTTTTCACAAGCACTGAAATCCTTTCAGACAGCAATCGATCTCAACAAATCAAAAGAAGATGTACTCGTGCAAGATAGCGAATTTAATATTGCTTTGATTCATTTTGAGTCAAACTCTTGGAAAGAAGCAAAGGCTTGTTGGTATGATTTTATTAAGAGATAC containing:
- the mnmC gene encoding FAD-dependent 5-carboxymethylaminomethyl-2-thiouridine(34) oxidoreductase MnmC, which translates into the protein MDEKNFEALVIGGGIAGIAVAYAFAKRKQKVLLVERNSYLASEASGNPSGMVYPFLTKKESIDSIFSLKAFDYVHSILPKLSQKISLKTGAFLLPRTSEEESRYHGAKIQYNLKEEDLVSAKDPNSGRDGFFFSKAICLSPPQLIEALRMQCGEFLSIEYDTEINKYVSPDISSIKWKDTEINFKYLIFAQANEMKSFGCLDWLPFRKVRGQIVLLPKRKALSHLSCAYLFGDYLTPDLGHGSVLGASFDEYHFDESPRESETIEFLHSARKNLPFLEETIDELLKTKESILPRVSFRSQSQDRRPSFGILPNAKLLQRIQNELPKPQQVKNIEIPRFQNTFLLGSLGSRGLTHALLAGEWIVKSIYNELSSEEESIFKEFLPERFLIRAWKQGRLFA
- the lpxK gene encoding tetraacyldisaccharide 4'-kinase translates to MIIFLLSPISFLYQIIFKLNQSRKDPKPLHNCLVISVGNLSVGGTGKTPFVQYLVHLLKTRYPKYHISILSRGYGAKASSEGKLVAVDDDPMVVGDEPLLHKQRFPWVQVLIGKHRYRVFQNLNKHLDPHHFVLLDDGFQHKAIVRNLDIVLLDSNAPLSNGYTIPLGKLREPVSSLQRADTLVFTKLNSINERLVNLLIPKLKAQFPSLPILYASSLYSYKRVLGDQDEFTTGVLICGVGNPESVFYGAKSLFPTSHIQTIYFPDHAHYEYEDLKKISENHSSYIPYLCTTKDWVKWSKKSAWMQHLKETNRTVFVLDYKVVLRDESTLVMQIDDLVSRHESKISLEETP
- the hisE gene encoding phosphoribosyl-ATP diphosphatase, which produces MEFLLKLEEVLRKRKSDLPDQSYTAELFKDGIDRILKKVGEEASEVIIAAKNTNEKEFIHEVADLIFHLEVLLVEKGMSLETIAKELEKRHS
- a CDS encoding thioredoxin fold domain-containing protein; translated protein: MRHLPHLVFFLFFLPTIAIHSETIWESSIAKALERSKQEEKPILIDLYADWCTYCKVLEKEIFPDKEVSETLRSFITVRIDGEAFPNLKKRYRVEGYPTILFIDSDTNLLGKITGLATKSMILKYAKQVLLDPSAESLVQKEIKKYPEKANLYFRLGTVQYQKKNFSQALKSFQTAIDLNKSKEDVLVQDSEFNIALIHFESNSWKEAKACWYDFIKRYPKSPNRLDAQIYLGLTLNELGDKKAAKDLLQQIKSDIEDPTDKETVEQILKEIQ